In a genomic window of Bacteroidota bacterium:
- a CDS encoding GNAT family N-acetyltransferase has protein sequence MQTFCTTQRLVLYRLDQSDAPFILELLNTDAWKKFIGDRNITSVNDASAYIQKIEATKTVSYWTVKLKDTATSIGVITFIKRDYLDYHDIGFAFLPQYSKLGYAYEATIGSLAALSATHSSPEILASTLATNSNSIQLLQKLGFSFIKKITHDNDSLQLFSINSECCKLDKLCFDFYSLFTCSTTVQHRVNELSQLCLPSASFENTTLNRNEKHSLTEFIESRQKILNNGSYTNFEEFELSRTISLDTSTAIRVSNYQKQGIRDGKAFLDKGVKQFQLRKTSYGWKIEKVSWFDELHTT, from the coding sequence TTGCAAACTTTTTGCACGACTCAACGTCTTGTCCTATATCGGCTCGACCAAAGCGATGCTCCATTTATTTTGGAATTGCTGAATACCGATGCATGGAAAAAATTTATAGGCGATCGTAATATTACTTCAGTCAACGATGCAAGTGCCTACATTCAAAAAATTGAAGCAACAAAAACGGTAAGTTATTGGACAGTTAAATTAAAAGATACTGCCACTAGCATAGGTGTAATTACTTTTATTAAACGCGATTATCTGGATTACCACGATATAGGCTTTGCTTTTTTGCCACAGTATTCAAAACTTGGATATGCCTACGAAGCTACTATTGGCTCTTTAGCTGCTTTAAGTGCCACGCATTCATCACCGGAAATACTCGCAAGTACGCTAGCTACTAATAGTAACTCAATACAACTTTTGCAAAAATTAGGTTTTTCATTTATAAAAAAAATTACACACGATAACGATTCGCTGCAGTTGTTTTCGATAAATTCGGAGTGTTGTAAATTGGATAAACTTTGTTTTGATTTTTACTCACTATTCACATGTTCAACAACAGTTCAACATCGTGTCAATGAGTTAAGTCAACTTTGCCTTCCGAGTGCAAGTTTCGAAAACACCACGTTAAATAGAAATGAAAAGCATTCACTTACCGAATTTATTGAATCACGCCAAAAGATTTTAAATAATGGCAGCTACACAAATTTTGAAGAATTTGAACTAAGCCGCACTATTTCCCTTGATACATCAACAGCAATACGAGTTTCAAATTATCAGAAGCAGGGTATTAGAGATGGAAAAGCATTCCTTGATAAAGGCGTGAAACAATTTCAATTAAGGAAAACAAGCTATGGATGGAAAATTGAGAAAGTTAGTTGGTTCGATGAGTTGCATACAACTTAA